In the Populus trichocarpa isolate Nisqually-1 chromosome 1, P.trichocarpa_v4.1, whole genome shotgun sequence genome, GGGCTATTTATATCAAGAGAGCGTGATATGAGTGAACTAAATATTTTTGAGGTAGAAAGACCCGAGAGTACTGCCCGTTTATTTTTAAAGGTAGCTTCCCGGAATTTTCCCAGCTTGTTTCCATTCTTGCATGGGGAGTCCACGTACTTGCTAATGATATTGTCTAGGTGTTGCACTCATatcataaaagaagaaaacaaattatattattattaaacgaagaaaacaaattttattattttacactcATCTCCATCCCTATTTCTctttaagtaattaattaaatcgaaGATTTCTTACATTGAGAtagcaagaaataaataattaataacaatatttaaatagtgtaaattaacattaatttttaatacataGAATGTCGTTTTATACACTTGATTAAAAACCCAACccaaaccaattaaaaatattaaataaagaaaggGAAATGTGAGATGATAATATTTGAATCGGATATTGTCCCTAAATTAGCCAAATTTATCAACAATATttcctagaaaaaaatatttaaatatttatattgtattatttatcaccaataataagataattaagTGATGGCTTTTGtcattgaattatttatttgatcaattcactttctttctttttttcaaaaataccctTGATAGTAAAATACTCTCTTGAGAAGGGGTGTTTTCCAGAGCAGATAGATTTatatgtgggttttttttttttttaagagaagcaAGGCTTACAAAACAGACaattcataccaaaaaaaaaacttttattaaaaaaatatagaactcGGGTGAAAATccttaattgagtttttaaaaaatttaaagttaaaattgatataaaaaattgtttggcgATCAAGTTGTGATCGATTGTCTATATAGCTGGatggtgtttttaaaattgatataataattttttccatgttataaaaaaatattgttagaaaattatagtaaaaagtaaaaacatgcATGATAtagtgaaataaaaataatacacacaagtaaatcaaataaattaatgttttgtatTGTGTTGTCCATCCATTAGATAGCTGGTCTGCTCTTCTCTGCTgcgagttaaataaaaaaaaagttgaacataacaatcaatatatatttaacattgttattaaacttaacctaatatataaattttaaaacttcccGATTTGACTCATTTTCAAgcctagttttaaaattaaactgtaaAAATTGCTCTAACATGACTTAATCGACTTGGATGGTTTAAAAACAACCCggtcaattagaaaaaaaatatttgaggatgaaattgacagaaaaaaacATCTCAACTCAACTTATTACCTAacccaagtttaaaattaaatcatgtgagaaTTCTCTTGCATGACTTAATCAACTTGGTATGTCCAAAGACAATCTGAAcgactaataaaaaatataatgatgaaattgacaaaaaaataattaaattgacaaaaagaaTCTCTTAATCTGACTTCTTATCTAGACTGAGTTTAAAGTTAAATCAAACGAGAGTTGGCCCGACATGATTCAATTgagttgacaaatctaaaaataacatatatgaTCGTGAAAAAAATacgagaataaaattaaaaaaaaataaggaaaatgaaaaaaaaaataaagagggatAGAGAAGAGTAAATTTTTTAGTATAGAAGAGTAaatgttttgccaaacacatgTGTATTTGTCTTATGTTACATCTTGTTCCTCTCGTCCCTGGATCTTGGAATAAGAACCAAATACATCCTTTAAACTCGTATCCTTTCTGCATATATTAacaggaaaaaatattaaaaaaataaaaataaaaaatacaataatattcaaGAACTACAAGAGACTATATCTGGAATAATAACCTTAGGGTGGACAAGACAAATTATACATAACATATACATCTAAACAAGAAATACATTAATCATAACCTTAACCTAAAATCAATTCGAGCCCATTTTTAACAACAGTAAAATCATTCCCCGTCAATTCGTGTTCAATCTTccaaatttcatattaaagatATGGCAGCAGTATAAGTACCCAAGAAAGTTTAGAACCTTCCTGGAATTTTCAAGGCCTCCTCGAGAAGAATCAGACggttgtgatttatttttttccctccatGTCTTTGAGTGATAATGAAGTAAATAAACAAGTACAAAAGCATAAATTCCATTGGACTAGTCAGATCCTTCTAAAGTAATGAAATTTGGTCGAAATTTCTTATCCCTACCGTCCAAAACAACGATCATCTTCCGACCGCCATCCAATCCAATGTTTACCTAAATGTTGCGCGTTCCTATAGTAACAGCTGAGCTACTTGCTTGGAAGGAGGCGTTTCTTATTCCGACAATCACCACTGTTTTAGGTTTTCCCCCACAACGACTTATGTCTTGGCCTCATCTTTTGATTGCCACAATAAGATGCATAACCACCTCATGCTTTGTATAATTCATGAGTGAAATATACGCACGGAATACAGCCTTCAACATCCTGCATATATATAATGCAGACTCATCTAATCAATAAAAACCACAAGATCTTGATTAACTCGTTAAAATTCACTGAAATGTAGTAACTTAAATTCACTAGACAAGATGTTGATATTCATCAGATCAATAGACCTGTTTAATGGAAAACTCTATTCGAACAAAAACGACTCGTACAATAATATTGCAGTAATTGTTGGGAAGTGATGACagtgttcttttttcttttttttcttcttttcttcttgaaatCGTGGTTGCAGTAATTGTTGGGTATCCTGAAATATTTATACATAGTGAAAAGAAGTCTTAAGATCCTGTTAAATAGATCTATGATTATTTAgggtttatataaaaattacatgaaGATATGATGTTCTTTTCAGTTTTGAATAATTGCTTCTAAGCTAGGTTGTGGTAAATCATAAGTTGTCTAAGTGTCTGGTCTCTAATGATAACCCACACAAATAATCAatgagaaatctcttaaactCTTTTAGGAGGGAGGGATTGATATGCTTTTGAGTActagcttttttcttttgtgttttcaggTGTTCTGCATGTCAAAGAACCttctcaacctaaaagcttaagctgttaggtgaggttccaggatatgatttatattattctctaacacaccccctcaagtgaaagccctttgggcttgaaacttgcacaggcccattttaccttgtgcttaatttttatcaaataaatagggatggtgagatttgaactcgtgacctcttggtcatcaaggctctgataccatgtcaaagaaccatctcaacctaaaagcttaaactgttaggtgaggtcccaggatatgatttatattattctttaacactgCATTATTTTCTACACAGAAAATATgaggcataacattctatttataaaaaaacctgaaaatcctataaatgacaaaatatcaatttccccctgaataatatcacatatattatttcaggataattttaaaaatttatttaatcaagtcccTATTTGATTGTTGTAGATCTAGAATTTTAATGCCTTGTATAAATTACATTctagttcttaatttctaaaatttatttacaatcaagtcacacttgattaatcattccattttaatttccgagtaattgtttttatgtgtGTACGACACATTAGGTTCTTTAATAAGTtgactcaaatataaatcacaattctaaataaaatagaattaaacaaattaatttattatcaattcaataattgattggtttatatttgaagattaaataCAATGTCTAGCAACTTGTTATGATCCTCAAagtattaaaaaagatataagtgatttgacttaacctttcagtgaccagtttttcaatataattattattcattcctaaaaaaatatttcaatttagatTTATAGCATGGAGCATGTCCACTTTGTCAAATGTTATTTATTCTCAACACTATAGtaattgattctttaaataagttttaaaactcttttcaattCTCATTCCACTTTACGTAAGGATTTACaattaatactatttgagaacatatgaaatattttttttctaattcatctaggatgatgaatcatctcttgattacttaaatacccTCATATAATTCATTTTATACTCAATATATGCTCATTTGTTAGCCTTGGTTAGGACAACATGTAATAGGATCAAAACGTAACAttccctatataagataacttggttatctcaagtctaaggattaCTTACACAACCATCATGTGAGCATTTCTATAGACACAATtgatctctccatatagaaTTATTTTGCAGATCAGTTCAATGTATATGCTATCTGATAAACACTTACATATTAGTTATAGATATCTCTCatacctcaacttatgagaacaattgctttcttttataaaagtaagagcataatatgtatcagtctcaaTAACTCTAATTAATTTTCAGTCTTAATAGATCATTGACCAGaagcatttaaaaataatactttgatGTAGTAGAAATCACATAactataacaactttataattttctttacaaaatatttttgtctcaaGAACTTTATCTATACActtagattcattaattaaatattagatttattaatcaaatacttgatgaatattaaaaataaataaagtatttattaaaaatatatatgtttccaTAAACAAagtcaatataatatataattaactgaTTGACTGCGTAACATATACACTGACACCTATGAACACCGACACCAGTTAACAGTCACTGGCAGGAGACCAACTATAAGGGTGAGCCAGCAAATACAAGGTCCACCAATGAGCACCCACTTACGTGTGGGTTGAAAATGTAAGAGGTGGGATTTAAAACAGAGATGTCTTCACACTCTGAAAGCCTTCATACCTCTTAACTATTGCAATGGATGTTGATAACGGTGTTGTATAAGCAATTTACTTGCTACTATGTGATTTATAAAATCTTTGtattaaatatgatttatattctttttaatcgaagataaaatatatttttgaataaactaATAGAAACTGAATTCTccttccaaaataattttaaaattatgtgtgttactaaatttttttaaataacctcATTATGTTCAATATACTAGAAACAATTTTTTAGGGCATGGAAATGGGATAGACTAATGccaaatgatttttcttttctttaggtTTTCCAAATGTacatataagttatttttcaacttattttctctaaaaatatcttataaatctcaataaaaatatttaaaattcttaaacatCATTCATTAGTTTaaacattcaaaattaaatcaaattaaaacaaaattcaatgttATGGTCTACATTTTTTTGGCATGTTTAAAGAACAAAACCACCTTCACATTGATACCAAGTTAAAGCTTTTCTTGTGGCTGAAAcactttctcttcctttttatttttcacaacattctttcttttccatcaACATTTAAGAACTACTAGATCATTAGCTCGTACTACGCATTttagatcaaatttttttaacataaaaaaaatatctaagtaTTACAAACGTGTTTTCTagcataaaaaagaatttaaatagtGTGTGGTTGACTCAATGTGATCCAGTCAATTTGACAGGTCTAAAGACAATCCATAcgatcattaaaaatataatttgactaaaaatatttaagacaacatactttttaaaatattaagagaaaaacatattggatcgacttAAATCAACCATGGTTAACCTGCTAAATTCGAGATTCGGATCATGAGACCggaataatcttataaaaagcaaactgaaaaaaattatgaaactcaactcaatcaacttaatgttgaaaaataaaattgaaaaaagaatcaactaaaaaaaaacaaaagtcttcccaagttaacatgtcaaactcgCAACTTGGATCATGTCACTagaataacttcatagaaagcaaatcaaaataaattatgaagtctaatttctaattaactcaatgctaaatgataaaattgaaacaaaaattaattaaaaaaaacataaaaaataactcgagtcaatttGAGTTAACTTGTAACTCAAGTAATGAGACAGTGAGAaacttatagaaagcaaaccgaaaaacaattataaagcttaatcttaaatcaatcaaatgttgaatgataaaatcaaaaacaaaaattcaactaaaaaataaaaaaaaatcgagttaACATGTCGAACTCATAACCTATATCATAAGACTAAGATAagacaacctaatattaaaaaataaaattaaaacaaatctaaaccttaaaaaaaattgtttaagtgAACTTTTCTTTATGATGAAGGGAACAATGAATACCTCtcctcatttagtttttattaaaaatatgataaaactaAAGTGGAAGATCAAAACTTAAAGTTTGAACATATAAATGTATTAATTGAAACTTGATGGATGAATTTGAagttcttcagtttttttttttttaaaaaaaaatagcttgttttttttcagttttgatctttattttttaatttaacaataacctaaaattatattttgtaaaattgaagtttaatttaatgttaaaatgttttataacaCATTGATTATACATGAAcatgtaaataaaaacaaattccaatACATGAAATCATGTAAATATAACTTATaaggataatattaaaaaaaaattaataatgaaagtgaaaaaaattcaaagaatctAAAAGGAAGTAAGTTGCTATGAAAAGATTGAACCGTCTAATTGTCTAATTCGATGTATAATATTACTTAGGGGAGACGAggaggaaaaaacataaaatagaaaAGGCCCAATCCGCtacttttatcaaatttaaaatagaatCAATCCCCTGAGCATTTGAGGAAACCCGCAAAAGTCCACAAAGCCCATtatcacacacaaaaaaataaataaaaataaataaaactcaagTCTGGACGCGTAACTGTCCCCGTTGCCGGAGCCAGAGATCAAGTCGTCTGCTCAAATTCTTGAGGTTAGTCTCTTTCtttgatctctctctctttgtttatcTCTGCTTGGCTATGGTTTTAACAACTAtacagctctctctctctctctctctccttttcaggatagaaattaaataaaatctgcgaaaacgtgaaaaaaataacacaaaaccTAGAGAGAAATGGCTGAGAAATTGGCTCCTGAGAAGCGTCACAGCTTCGTCCACGACGGTATCTAACcctaattctctctctctctctctctaattcaatttgtttttattgatatttttttctgatatttgtttttgtttaggtAAAACTATATTTGAGTGGGATCAAACCCTTGAAGAagtaaatatttacataaatttaCCACCAAATGTTCACTCCAAGCAGTTTTACTGCAAGATTCAGTCCAAGCATGTTGAAGTTGGCATCAAAGGCAACCCTCCTTATCTCAACGttagttttttctcttttttttttgtttctttttttttattatttttatttgagaatatataGTGTTTGTTTGATGTGCATAATAATTTCTTCGATTTCCAGCATGACCTTACTTGCCCTGTCAAGACCGATTCTTCCTTCTGGACTTTAGGtacttaatttttctcttatttcgTAGTTTGGTGTTGTTATTCGTAGATTTGTCTTGAAATTTGTTGggaaatataaatttacagtTGGTTCAACTACTTATGCTCTATGTGTTGCGTGTaaaattggtgtttttttttttttgggttatggAAGAGGATGATATAATGCACATAACAATGCAAAAAAGGGACAAAGGTCAGACATGGGCTTCACCGATATTGGGTGAGGGTCAACTCGATGCTTATTCCTCTGATCTTGAGCAGAAGCGACTTATGCTTCAGAGATTTCAGGAAGAGGTGAATGACTACAACTCATCTAAGTATAATGGACATTTCAGTTTGAGTTAATTCAGTtaatttggttttctttatCATTATTGTATTTGACTTGTTTATTGAGTATATCGTAACGGATTGCTAACATTGTTTTCTGCCTTAAAAGTTTgtgctatttttctttttgatattaAGCTTTATCCTGTATTTGTGAACTGTGCCCAAGAGTCTTAATAGCAAAAACTCttcatttatcattatttaattgtGTGTACTGTCAATGCCGGTCTTCCAAGCAGCAGCAGAATTTTATATGCAAAACTAATTTTTTGATTGTGGTGTGGTTTTGGCAAAGTATTGTATTAGGTAGTGTTTTCAATCATGCTAAAAGATAGCGTTGCATAAGTGTTTTCTATCATGCTAAAAGATAGCGTTGCACAAGGCCTTGTAATTTACCACATGCATGCTAGGTAGATATGGATATGATTGTATCTGATCATGTGCATTGTTCAAAAGATGATCGATCACCTTTGGTTTTGATGTCTTCAAGTTATTTCAATGATGTTTATTTGATGGACCACCCATGTGTTAGGATAGCTATGATTTTCATTACTTTGGTAATCATGTCATGTATTTTTGTGTCTCCCTGTGTGAACATGATAAGAttgcaattttttcttttgctgtaTGAGCTCCGACTATAAACTTGCTGTGCCCATATTAAAAATGTCATTGACATCATTCTATATGTTAATAACATTTTTCCTTTGAACCAATTTTGTTGTGTTAAATTCACCATATTTCCAGCAATGAATTTGCATTTGTGCAAATGAGACTGGAATATGCATGGAGCTACGTTATTtccattaactttaaaaaataacagctTTATATAGAGATCTTTGTCCAAATATAAGATTTTTACTCTTAAGAATCTGCcacaagaatttttgttttccaacGTATTCTAATTGCTGAACATTTCTCATGCAGAACCCTGGCTTTGACTTCTCACAGGCTCAATTCACAGGGAACTGCCCTGATCCAAGAACTTTTATGGGTGGTATCCGCAATGATTGACAATACTGCTGTGCCTTTATTAGCATGTCATGAAATCCCGATAATCTTCTGGTTAACGGTACGATGTATTGTGTTTCTCCCTTAAGCCCTGAGACTTAATTAGCTTACCAGTCTTGTAGCAATATTTGTAATAAGCATGGAAGATGTGGTATcactttgtttcttcttcttcacgtTTCTTGATTGTGCAACTGTAAatcaaagtcttttttttttttgtctcgaTCTCTCTCCCAATGTGCTTTGTCGATCTAGTTAAAACCTTCTCACTTTTTTGGGCTAGAGAAGCAAGTATACCTACCCAAATCAGTGTTTTGAAGTTATTAAGCAAAACTCAAGTCGGCCTTTCAGAGTTGAAGCAGTAGGAATTGACAGCGGCTATGTTGCATAACATGTGGTGGGAAAGCATCAACTTTATCAAGAATGAAGATATACTAATATGCAAGTAAATCGGAAATTAGGTTGGCTTCTCACCGAGCATGAAACAGAAGGAATTGGGCATTAAATTTGAGCTTTGATTAAAATCAGCGTTGTCAGGGAACTGGGAAAACACGTTTGAATCAGCTTAACCACAAACAAGGATGTCTTCATATTCACTGAGGTAAATTCTCTTACAAGAATTTTATGGAGACAGTCTGATCGAACATGCAGAACACATTTCAATATATTTGGATAGCTTTGGATGAACAACGGAGATAAAGATGATGACATGTCTCATTttattctctatttattttagaagtacaaaaatctattcaaaaattgttttttaaaaaatctattttatatgtctcttcaattaaatattttttattttttatatatttgtctcTTTTATCCTAaacactaattaaatgtaaattTTACTGATGATGGATTGAAACTGTTGATGACCCATTTAAACACGCAGTGGATTGAAATTGTTAGATTGCAAAATGGATTAGAAAACAGACAAATGTGACACTGCGCATGAATTCGTTCCTCCCGTATGGTTTTGGCGCCGAAATCTTTGGCTCTCAACCATTTCCCCCTAACTAAAAGGCTCTattatactatattttaaaaagcatgggAAAAACAATGTGAATGTAATATGGATATAGATTCATCCTGTATACTACATTATAAATATAGAATGTTTGTATGTGGATGACACTGTAGTGTTATTGaggtgttgtttttattattttttagtcaaaaatgTTGTTGAGAGATGTTgtctttttctgttttgtgtGCTAAAAGCTGCTGATGTTATTGGGTCTAGTTGGGCAGTCAAAtccaaatcatttttaaaaggtGTTGGGTCTGGCTTAGCGACCGGACCAACTAATCTTGGGTCTGGCTGGGCAGCCGAACTCAATAGCGTTGGTTCTGGCTGTCAATAGCGTTGGGTCTAGAGCTAGATCCAATAGCATATGGATCTGGCTCAGCGGCCAGatccaataacaaaaaatactaatttcaagtaaagaaaaaaataaaataaaattttaatatttttaaaagtatttttgaaacgcaaaaacaaacatgatttaataagaaaattcaacccaagttggaaaaaaaattatcatcacccaacttttataaaaattaaaaaaaattacattaatttattttttttttacagtatgaaagaaaaataataagattgaaaaaaatatattggactTCGTGTCCGCCAACCcaaaacatttaatatattctttatacttttcataattgttttacatatataaaaacattatctttaacATGCTGATGAGCGCCAGCCATTATGTTATTACCATTTAAAGAAAGAAGGTTAGACCAGAGGAATCCGATTCAAACGCATCTAGTGGTGACAAAGTTATGGTTCCGTATGCACAAAACTAGAACCATATTCCCGAGCTTATTATAGCCATCGTTAGTGGAGAtgtatgtttatttaattacGGTGAGTAATGGATGGTTTGCTTTAAAGCATGTGATCCTGCTCGAGTGGAGGTTATTTCTGgttcaaaatttatcaaaaaggtTTTGGGATTTTCTTCTCCTCAAATGCGGCCCCAAACCGTTGAGACTTAATAAAGGCATACTggaatcaaggttgtcaattccgttccgttccgcccggaatggccgaaacattccataccaattcaaaaaacagaacaaaacggaacaaatttcatctcattttaaatctcggtccgttccggatttttcggctaaattccgcccggaacgttccggttccattccacatgttccgttccgctcttgaaaagtcattgaatcaaattgaaccttattcaatttaattaattaaaccacccaattttaaaaaaaactctttttcattactattttctataacaatgatattaataataatattgaaaattattattactatttttattaacaatgatattaattttttaaaattagatttatcactaatatatatggtttatattcatgttgtttttttcatgtttatactttgtaggaatttgagcaaaataagggatgctttagattccattagccttcataacattgacctaactttatatttaaaatatttgtgttaaaacattttactttcataatattttgatattttgtttaagttgaattactttaagttaaagatctatttaatcttgactatttagaaatattttaaattttgaaattatatttgtttggcattgtgtttgtattgcataatttataattaatttatcttgaatttgaattatgtttgttgaaaatatatatatatatatatgaacagtacaaccccgaaacggcacgccgaaacactccgaaactgaaacattccattccaattgaaaaaacgaaacacctaccgaaacggaattgacaaccttgactGGAATAACGTAGTTGAAAGGTAAATGTTTTGTACGTgggatctctctctctctctctctctctctctctctctctctctctctctctctcgaatACTTGGAGAATGGTTGTGGGAGAATATTATCGTCGGTGTAAATGACACAACCTTTCCTTGAGGTTTCGACTCGGGAGGTTTTGTCAACTCaagaatataattatttagTGGTTTATGAGGTAATCAAGTGATATTATAATtacttatattatttatagTAAAGGAAGGTGATGACTTGATGTAATGCTTTTGGTACCTACATAACAGTCCTTTATTggtgtatataaaaaaaaatgtaataatattacaaaCGAGCATTAAAATCTAAGAACAATGTTATTTGTCTTGGTTTTGGTGTGAGAATATGAACCTTTACCTGAATAATTTAATGGATATTTATAGCCTATGAACCTTGTTTTTTGCTTGAGTTGATGGACTTGAGAGTCGTTTAGCCTTAGTAGCATAATTAATgaggataaatatctcttatacaTGTATTAATAGGAGATAAATTTACCTGACATAAACATTAATGAATGACAAATACCccttatatatgtattaatggAGGTAAATATCCGTGACATGAACATTAATGAGatacaaatattcattacatatGTATTAATGAGAGGGAAAAGTGGTTAGGCTCAGGTCACAAAGTTAGGCCCAAAATGAGCTAGGACGCATGGTTAGCCCAAGAGCGTTTAACTATGTTCTTAGGCTCAAACGCAAGGCTAAAAGCCCACGGTATGCTGGGAGTATGCCTAGCACTTGGGCTCAAACATGGCACCTGAGCCTACGAGGGCACTAAGTGTGGGCCCAACGCTACGGCTTCGATGTAGTGCTAAAGCCTATAAGGTGCTGGGTGCGGGCTCCACATCCAAGCCCAAGGGGTGTTGGGTGCGGGCCTAGCACCTGGGCTCAGGATGTCTTAGCCCAAAAGGTACTGGTTGCTAGCCCAGCGTTTAGGCTCGAACGTGTTGTCCAAGCCTACAAGGGTGTTGGGTATAGGCCCAGTAATTGGGCCCACGACCATGGTTTGGGTCTAAACCATGTTTTCAAAGTCTATTATAGGCTTGGGCCaattaaaagcattttttttctaaaaatactaataaatttTTGGTAAATCAATAGCCCCCTAATCTTTGCAATATTTTTACCGAAAagacttaaaaatatatttgttttctttaacgagatcctcatttttttctctctctatatatatatatatatatatatatatatataaataaaaaaaacaagggtatCTTAAGACCTTTCGCTAAAGTATTTACGCATGAAGTAACATTATAGGTGAAAAAATGCTCATCTTAGCTCGAAAAATACCCGGGGGGCATTTTATTAATTGCATCATTGGGAATCTGCGAGGGTGATGACATGTGTTGTCAATCCAACGAAGGTTGGGGGAAACCTACCACTATATAAGAACTTCCTTTCATTCCATTTCATTTCTAATTCTAATTTTCACTCTTTAAAActtttttctaaattgttttgttaAGGTATTCAGATAGGTGAAAAGTGTTCT is a window encoding:
- the LOC7467996 gene encoding uncharacterized protein LOC7467996 — its product is MAEKLAPEKRHSFVHDGKTIFEWDQTLEEVNIYINLPPNVHSKQFYCKIQSKHVEVGIKGNPPYLNHDLTCPVKTDSSFWTLEDDIMHITMQKRDKGQTWASPILGEGQLDAYSSDLEQKRLMLQRFQEENPGFDFSQAQFTGNCPDPRTFMGGIRND